One region of Alosa alosa isolate M-15738 ecotype Scorff River chromosome 1, AALO_Geno_1.1, whole genome shotgun sequence genomic DNA includes:
- the ssx2ipa gene encoding synovial sarcoma, X breakpoint 2 interacting protein a isoform X1: MTMPEPAYETKEICSVTRLLMSPSRQNSVPTLPCALLLPKNYSVLSAFCTEQNVNQCTSYINQEMGSLGLCGLSVELCAGGEGLTAVPALNLMYELLQVNRRSQRALEELENQHLRSTSDLEHLQHGHTRLKDQLEYIRRENSGLHEGERQLQLKIKTLQSCLKSEKEEVQKLQSIISSRATQYNHDAKRKERECTKLKERLNQLLVDKRDKKLVIEVSNTIGRSDGKRGLWKTGKAEARHEGEMYTALLTDYEARQRSLMVENAELKKVLQQMKKDMVSILSPKKPVAKGAVPEDSLEQVGSDAEAEEEEEEEVCESSRESLEQSCEQAREQLTNSIRLQWRRLKNHMERLDSQASLAASQERERDGEELISRRVHEEELQRMRLELQQCRDFVQSQQQLLQQQLSSPCDEETAALLNDCYTLEEKERLKEEWRLYEEQKRNFEKERKSFTDAAIRLGHERKAFEDDRATWMKNQFLNMTPFVDRKRPAKSASTSASSLGAEPEAKVISTPAPLTKSLSYSAFNTPKAPIASRMPSTADLYRTLRLLPDNSCTSGSGKRGGQVDSSSVHSSGDHSTAKSRQRPHDSSLRSHTKDLHSPT; this comes from the exons ATGACAATGCCAGAGCCAGCATATG AAACCAAAGAGATCTGCAGTGTGACCCGGCTTCTAATGTCCCCCTCGAGGCAAAACTCAGTCCCCACCCTGCCCTGTGCCCTGTTGCTGCCTAAAAACtacagtgtgttaagtgccTTCTGCACGGAGCAGAATGTCAATCAGTGCACCTCCTATATCAATCAG gagatggGCTCCCTGGGCCTGTGTGGCCTGAGTGTGGAGCTGTGTGCGGGGGGCGAGGGCCTGACGGCGGTGCCGGCCCTCAACCTGATGTACGAGCTGCTGCAGGTTAACCGGCGCAGCCAGAGGGCCCTGGAAGAGCTGGAGAACCAGCACCTGAGGAGCACCAGCGACCTGGAGCACCTGCAGCACGGCCACACCAGACTCAAG GATCAGTTGGAGTACATCAGGAGGGAGAACTCGGGATTGCATGAAGGCGAGAGACAGCTGCAGCTCAAAATCAAGACCTTGCAGAGCTGCCTCAAGTCCGAAAAAGAGGAA GTTCAGAAATTACAGAGCATCATCTCAAGCCGTGCCACTCAATACAATCACGATGccaagaggaaggagagagaatgcaccaAGCTAAAGGAGCGACTCAACCAGTTGCTGGTGGACAAGAGAGACAAGAAATTAG TCATTGAGGTGTCAAATACCATTGGGAGGTCAGATGGGAAGAGAGGCCTTTGGAAGACTGGAAAGGCAGAAGCCAG ACACGAAGGGGAAATGTACACAGCTCTGCTGACGGATTATGAGGCCAGGCAGAGATCCCTGATGGTGGAGAACGCTGAGCTGAAGAAGGTGCTTCAGCAGATGAAGAAGGACATGGTGTCCATTTTGAGTCCAAAGAAGCCTGTGGCCAAAGGAGCGGTCCCAGAGGACAGCTTAGAGCAG GTGGGCTCGGATGCTgaagcggaggaggaggaagaggaggaggtgtgcgAGTCCAGCCGGGAGAGCCTGGAGCAGTCGTGTGAACAGGCCCGCGAGCAGCTCACCAACAGCATCCGCCTCCAGTGGAGGAGACTCAAGAACCACATGGAGCGCCTGGACAGCCAAG cgtCCCTGGCGGCAAGTCAGGAGCGGGAGAGGGATGGTGAGGAGCTCATCTCCAGACGGGTCCACGAGGAGGAGCTCCAGCGTATGAGGCTGGAGCTGCAGCAGTGCCGAGACTTTGTCCAGTCCCAGCAGCAACTCCtgcag CAGCAGCTGAGCTCCCCCTGTGATGAGGAGACAGCAGCCCTGCTTAACGACTGCTACActctggaggagaaggagaggctcaaggaggagtggaggctgtatgaggagcagaagaggaactttgagaaggagaggaagagcttCACTGACGCTGCCATTCGCCTGGGTCATGAG AGGAAAGCATTTGAGGATGACAGAGCAACATGGATGAAGAATCAGTTTCTAAACATGACTCCCTTTGTAGACCGAAAGAGGCCTGCCAAGTCTGCATCAACCAGTGCCTCATCACTTG GTGCCGAACCTGAGGCCAAGGTCATCTCAACGCCCGCGCCCCTCACCAAATCGCTCTCCTACTCTGCCTTCAACACGCCCAAAGCTCCCATTGCCAGCAGAATGCCCTCCACTGCTGACCTGTACCGCACATTGCGCCTCCTCCCAGACAACAG CTGCACAAGCGGCTCAGGGAAGCGTGGCGGCCAGGTGGACTCCAGCAGTGTGCACAGCAGTGGGGATCACTCCACAGCCAAGTCCCGGCAGCGCCCACACGACTCCAGCCTCCGCAGCCACACTAAAGATCTCCACAGCCCCACCTAG
- the tubb2 gene encoding tubulin beta-2A chain: MREIVHIQAGQCGNQIGAKFWEVISDEHGIDPTGSYQGDSDLQLERINVYYNEASGNKFVPRAILVDLEPGTMDSVRSGPFGQIFRPDNFVFGQSGAGNNWAKGHYTEGAELVDSVLDVVRKESENCDCLQGFQLTHSLGGGTGSGMGTLLISKIREEYPDRIMNTFSVMPSPKVSDTVVEPYNATLSVHQLVENTDETFSIDNEALYDICFRTLKLTTPTYGDLNHLVSATMSGVTTCLRFPGQLNADLRKLAVNMVPFPRLHFFMPGFAPLTSRGSQQYRALSVPELTQQMFDAKNMMAACDPRHGRYLTVAAIFRGRMSMKEVDEQMLSVQNKNSSYFVEWIPNNVKTAVCDIPPRGLKMSATFIGNSTAIQELFRRISEQFTAMFRRKAFLHWYTGEGMDEMEFTEAESNMNDLVSEYQQYQDATADEMGEYEEDELEDEEDIRQEVRH, from the exons ATGAGGGAGATTGTGCATATCCAGGCTGGTCAGTGTGGAAATCAGATTGGTGCAAAG TTCTGGGAAGTAATTAGTGATGAGCATGGCATCGACCCGACTGGCAGTTACCAAGGTGACAGTGACCTGCAACTGGAAAGGATAAACGTGTACTACAATGAAGCCTCCG GCAATAAGTTTGTCCCTCGAGCCATCCTGGTGGACCTGGAGCCAGGCACCATGGACTCTGTCCGCTCCGGCCCCTTTGGACAAATCTTCAGGCCAGATAACTTTGTTTTCG GTCAGAGTGGTGCTGGAAATAACTGGGCCAAGGGACACTACACGGAAGGAGCTGAGCTAGTGGACTCCGTCCTGGACGTGGTGAGGAAAGAGTCTGAGAACTGTGACTGCCTGCAGGGCTTCCAGCTCACCCACTCTCTGGGCGGTGGCACCGGATCAGGCATGGGCACCCTGCTCATCAGCAAGATCCGCGAAGAGTACCCCGACCGCATCATGAACACCTTCAGCGTCATGCCCTCGCCCAAAGTGTCCGACACCGTCGTGGAGCCCTACAACGCCACACTCTCCGTGCATCAGCTGGTGGAGAACACCGACGAGACCTTCAGCATTGACAACGAGGCCCTCTACGACATCTGCTTCCGCACGCTCAAGCTCACCACCCCCACGTACGGCGACCTCAATCACCTGGTGTCGGCCACCATGAGCGGAGTGACCACCTGCCTGCGCTTCCCCGGCCAGCTCAATGCCGACCTCCGCAAGCTCGCCGTCAACATGGTGCCCTTCCCCCGCCTGCACTTCTTCATGCCTGGGTTCGCGCCACTGACCAGCAGAGGTAGCCAGCAGTACCGCGCCCTGTCCGTGCCCGAGCTGACCCAGCAGATGTTCGATGCCAAGAACATGATGGCCGCCTGCGACCCACGCCACGGGCGCTACCTGACGGTGGCAGCCATCTTCCGCGGACGCATGTCCATGAAGGAGGTGGACGAGCAGATGCTCAGCGTGCAGAACAAGAACAGCAGCTACTTCGTGGAGTGGATCCCCAACAACGTCAAGACGGCCGTCTGCGACATCCCGCCCCGTGGCCTCAAGATGTCCGCCACCTTCATCGGCAACAGCACGGCCATCCAGGAGCTGTTCCGCCGCATCTCCGAGCAGTTCACCGCCATGTTCCGACGCAAGGCCTTCCTCCACTGGTACACCGGCGAGGGCATGGACGAGATGGAGTTCACCGAGGCCGAGAGCAACATGAACGACCTGGTGTCTGAGTACCAGCAGTACCAAGACGCCACTGCTGATGAGATGGGCGAATATGAGGAAGATGAgctggaggatgaggaggatatCCGCCAAGAGGTCCGCCACTGa
- the ssx2ipa gene encoding synovial sarcoma, X breakpoint 2 interacting protein a isoform X2 — translation MTMPEPAYETKEICSVTRLLMSPSRQNSVPTLPCALLLPKNYSVLSAFCTEQNVNQCTSYINQEMGSLGLCGLSVELCAGGEGLTAVPALNLMYELLQVNRRSQRALEELENQHLRSTSDLEHLQHGHTRLKDQLEYIRRENSGLHEGERQLQLKIKTLQSCLKSEKEEVQKLQSIISSRATQYNHDAKRKERECTKLKERLNQLLVDKRDKKLVIEVSNTIGRSDGKRGLWKTGKAEARHEGEMYTALLTDYEARQRSLMVENAELKKVLQQMKKDMVSILSPKKPVAKGAVPEDSLEQVGSDAEAEEEEEEEVCESSRESLEQSCEQAREQLTNSIRLQWRRLKNHMERLDSQASLAASQERERDGEELISRRVHEEELQRMRLELQQCRDFVQSQQQLLQQLSSPCDEETAALLNDCYTLEEKERLKEEWRLYEEQKRNFEKERKSFTDAAIRLGHERKAFEDDRATWMKNQFLNMTPFVDRKRPAKSASTSASSLGAEPEAKVISTPAPLTKSLSYSAFNTPKAPIASRMPSTADLYRTLRLLPDNSCTSGSGKRGGQVDSSSVHSSGDHSTAKSRQRPHDSSLRSHTKDLHSPT, via the exons ATGACAATGCCAGAGCCAGCATATG AAACCAAAGAGATCTGCAGTGTGACCCGGCTTCTAATGTCCCCCTCGAGGCAAAACTCAGTCCCCACCCTGCCCTGTGCCCTGTTGCTGCCTAAAAACtacagtgtgttaagtgccTTCTGCACGGAGCAGAATGTCAATCAGTGCACCTCCTATATCAATCAG gagatggGCTCCCTGGGCCTGTGTGGCCTGAGTGTGGAGCTGTGTGCGGGGGGCGAGGGCCTGACGGCGGTGCCGGCCCTCAACCTGATGTACGAGCTGCTGCAGGTTAACCGGCGCAGCCAGAGGGCCCTGGAAGAGCTGGAGAACCAGCACCTGAGGAGCACCAGCGACCTGGAGCACCTGCAGCACGGCCACACCAGACTCAAG GATCAGTTGGAGTACATCAGGAGGGAGAACTCGGGATTGCATGAAGGCGAGAGACAGCTGCAGCTCAAAATCAAGACCTTGCAGAGCTGCCTCAAGTCCGAAAAAGAGGAA GTTCAGAAATTACAGAGCATCATCTCAAGCCGTGCCACTCAATACAATCACGATGccaagaggaaggagagagaatgcaccaAGCTAAAGGAGCGACTCAACCAGTTGCTGGTGGACAAGAGAGACAAGAAATTAG TCATTGAGGTGTCAAATACCATTGGGAGGTCAGATGGGAAGAGAGGCCTTTGGAAGACTGGAAAGGCAGAAGCCAG ACACGAAGGGGAAATGTACACAGCTCTGCTGACGGATTATGAGGCCAGGCAGAGATCCCTGATGGTGGAGAACGCTGAGCTGAAGAAGGTGCTTCAGCAGATGAAGAAGGACATGGTGTCCATTTTGAGTCCAAAGAAGCCTGTGGCCAAAGGAGCGGTCCCAGAGGACAGCTTAGAGCAG GTGGGCTCGGATGCTgaagcggaggaggaggaagaggaggaggtgtgcgAGTCCAGCCGGGAGAGCCTGGAGCAGTCGTGTGAACAGGCCCGCGAGCAGCTCACCAACAGCATCCGCCTCCAGTGGAGGAGACTCAAGAACCACATGGAGCGCCTGGACAGCCAAG cgtCCCTGGCGGCAAGTCAGGAGCGGGAGAGGGATGGTGAGGAGCTCATCTCCAGACGGGTCCACGAGGAGGAGCTCCAGCGTATGAGGCTGGAGCTGCAGCAGTGCCGAGACTTTGTCCAGTCCCAGCAGCAACTCCtgcag CAGCTGAGCTCCCCCTGTGATGAGGAGACAGCAGCCCTGCTTAACGACTGCTACActctggaggagaaggagaggctcaaggaggagtggaggctgtatgaggagcagaagaggaactttgagaaggagaggaagagcttCACTGACGCTGCCATTCGCCTGGGTCATGAG AGGAAAGCATTTGAGGATGACAGAGCAACATGGATGAAGAATCAGTTTCTAAACATGACTCCCTTTGTAGACCGAAAGAGGCCTGCCAAGTCTGCATCAACCAGTGCCTCATCACTTG GTGCCGAACCTGAGGCCAAGGTCATCTCAACGCCCGCGCCCCTCACCAAATCGCTCTCCTACTCTGCCTTCAACACGCCCAAAGCTCCCATTGCCAGCAGAATGCCCTCCACTGCTGACCTGTACCGCACATTGCGCCTCCTCCCAGACAACAG CTGCACAAGCGGCTCAGGGAAGCGTGGCGGCCAGGTGGACTCCAGCAGTGTGCACAGCAGTGGGGATCACTCCACAGCCAAGTCCCGGCAGCGCCCACACGACTCCAGCCTCCGCAGCCACACTAAAGATCTCCACAGCCCCACCTAG